The following is a genomic window from Collimonas fungivorans Ter331.
TCGAGGCCATACGCCGCAACGGCATGAAGCTGATCCTGGAGGATGGCTCGGAACACATCGCCGACCAGGTCAAGGCCACCGACAACTACCGGCTGGCCGGCCGCCAGGACCTGGTCATCCTGGCGCTCAAGGCGCACCAGCTGGAAAGCATCGCCGACCAGCTGCATCATCTGCTGGGGCCGGAGACGGCGATCGTGACCATGCAGAACGGCATTCCTTATTGGTATTTCTACAAGCATGGCGGCGCCCTGGAAGGCAGTCATCTGAAAATGGTGGACCCGACCGGCGAGATCAGCGAAAAAATCCCGGCGTCGCGGGTGATCGGCTGCGTGGTGTATCCGGCGTCCGAGCTGATTGCGCCGGGCGTGGTGCGTCATTTTGAAGGCGAACGTTTTCCTTTGGGAGAGCTGGATGGTTCCAGCAGCGAACGGGTTACGCGCATCTCGGCATGTTTTGTAAACGCCGGCTTCAAGGCGCCGGTGCTGGACGACATCCGTTCCGAAATCTGGCTCAAGCTGTGGGGCAACCTGAGTTTCAATCCGATCAGCGCGCTGACCCATTCGACGCTGGTCGACATCTGCCAGTTTCCCTTGTCGCGCGAGCTGGCGGCGGCGCTGATGACCGAGGCGCAGACGATCGCCCACAAGCTCGGGATCAGCTTCCGGGTGCCGCTCGACAAGCGGATTGCCGGCGCCGAAAAAATAGGCAAGCATAAAACGTCAATGCTGAAAGATGTGGAAGCAGGGCGCGCATTGGAAATCGATGCGCTGGTCGGCTCGGTGATCGAATTGGCGCGCCTCACCCACACGCCGACGCCGCACCTGGATACGGTCTATGCCCTGGTGAAACTGCTGGCCAAGACCTTCGAGGAAGAACGCGGGCAAGTGCAATTGCAGCGCGTGGCCTGAGCTGAGCGGCGGCGCATAGCGAATCCGGTTCGGCGGCAAAGTGCGCAATCTTAACCTTCGTCAAGGATTAAGCGAGGAAATTCTCGCAGAATGAATCATGGCGCAAGTTCCGCGTATTGCCGCCACAGGGATATTTGCGGTAGCACCAAAATAATATGTATTCAATAACGCGCACCCATAATAAATAAGCATCCTAAAATCATCAGGAGACAAGATACATGGACACCAGTAACGCCAAGCGAGCTCCTAATCGTTGGATTCAACTGATTATCGGCATCATCTGCATGGGCTTGGTCGCCAATCTGCAATATGCCTGGACATTGTTCGTCAACCCCATGGACGCTAAACACCACTGGGGCCAGGCAGCAATTCAATTATCGTTTTCCATTTTCATCGTGACTGAAACCTGGCTGGTGCCGATCGAAGGCTGGCTGGTCGACAAATTCGGGCCGCGCCCGGTGATTGCCATGGGTGCGCTGTTTGCCGGCGCCGGCTGGGTGATCAATTCGATGGCGACCAACCTGATCGAACTGTATGCCGCCGCGATCATTGCCGGCATAGGCGCCGGCTGCGTGTACGGCACATGCGTCGGCAATGCGCTGAAATGGTTTCCGGACCGCCGCGGCCTGGCGGCAGGGCTGACCGCTGCCGGCTTTGGCGCCGGCGCCGCGGTGACGGTGATCCCGATCGCCAACATGATCCAGTCGTCCGGCTACGAACGGGCTTTCCTGTTCTTCGGCATCCTGCAAGGCGTGTGCATTTTCCTGCTGGCCTTGCTGATGGTGAGGCCGGTGCCGCCCAAGGGCGTGGTGGTATCGAAGAAGATCACCATGACAAAAATCGATTACACGGCTGGGCAGATGATCAAGACCCCGGTGTTCTGGCTGATCTATGTGCTGTTCGTCGCGGTCGCCGCCGGCGGCCTGATGGCCACTGCGCAGCTGGCGCCGATCGCCAAGGATTTCGGCATCGCCAAGCTGCCGATGACGATGCTGGGCGTGACACTGCCGTTGCTCACCATGACGCTTTCCATCGACAATCTTTGCAATGGCTTTACACGGCCGCTGTGTGGTTTCATCTCCGACAAGATCGGCCGCGAAAACACCATGTTCATTGTCTTCATAGGCGAAGGCCTGGCCTTGCTGGGATTGATGGAATACGGCCATAACCCGTATGCCTTCATGCTGTTCGCAGCGTTGGTGTTCCTGTTCTGGGGCGAGATATTTTCGATCTTCCCGGCGATCTGCGCCGACACCTTCGGCAGCAAGTTCGCGGCCGGCAACGCGGGCACGCTTTACACCGCGAAGGGCACCGCAGCCTTGCTGGTGCCGCTGACTTCGGTGCTGTCCGCAGGCGGCGCCTGGAACCGGGTATTCCTGGCCGCTTCCATCATCACCATCGGCGCCGGCCTGGTCGCCAAGTTCATACTGGCGCCGATGCGCAAGCGCTGGGTGGATAAAGGCGTGCCGGCTTATTCGCCCGGGTTCGATCCGCATGCAGCGGCTGCGGTCAAGCGCTAAGACCGATTCATCACGCGGGATGGTGGCCTTGAACGGCCACCGGCCTGGGCCGCAAGGGTGAGCCGGCGATGGTCAGCCGGTGCAGCAGGACCTGGGCGAAATGGATGTGTGCCTTGGCGCCGCCAAGCATGGCGATGAACACCAGTCTGCCGTCGTCCGCCAGGCAGTTCAGTTCACGCTGGATATAATCCCCCGCCGCTATGTCGAGAATCACATCCTTGCCTTTGCCTTTGCCTTGGGCAGTGCAGAGGCGGTGGGCGGCACCGGATAGTGGCCGGCGCGCTGCGTTGATGGCGCGCATGGAATTCGATCCCGGTAGTTGGCGATCGAATCAGTCTACGAAGATGTCCCGGGCCGCGCATTGATCGGGCTCAATCTTCCTGCGCATTTTTTCTTAATTAGACCTGGGTTTTACCTGCTGATATAACCTGACCGGATATCTATATTATGTTGCAGCACGGTAGCGCCGTCCTGGGGAGATTGCCGGAGGCTTTGAATCGGCCGCCAAAAATAAAACAGCCGATCAATGATCGGCTGTTTTTTGCGCTATCTGCAGTATCACCGGAGTGACCTGCAATACCGGGAATTACAGGCCCCAGGTGTAGGTGGCGTCTGCCTTGTCGCCGGTAGTTGCCGCGTCAAGGGACTCGCGCAGGTTGACTGCCAGAAGGGTCGCGGCTACAGCATAGGCGATGCCTGCCACTTTTGCGGAAAAACCAGTGCTGCTTGCCGAGGTGTAGCTGTTGGTTGCTGTAGTCACGGTAGTGCTCCTGTCAAAGTAAGAATCTCTTATGCTGCTTTGCATTATATATTTCCAATAATGACTTTTCTAATGACATTATCCAATAACAGGTATGTCATCTGTCAATATCTTGCGCTGCAATAGAAGAAGATTCTGCCAGGAATACAACAGTATTCGGGCGATTTGACCAGCTTGGGCGGCTGTGACGGCTGGTTTCGGAAGCATCGTGTATACACAACGTATACACGATGCCGGCTGCTGTTTAGATTTTCCCTTGGTGTTTGAGCCTGCTCAGGGTCTCGGGGGAAATATTCAGGTAAGTCGCAAGCTCTTTTTTCGGCATGCGGTCGTAGAGATCCGGATGCTTGCGCAAGAAGCGGTGCACGCGGCCGGGCGCATCCAGCAGGTGCAGGGTGATGGTATGCGCCATGATTTCGCTCATCAGGCGCATCACTTCGTATTCGAATGCTTGCTTCAGTTTCGGGTGCTTGTCCATGAATGCCGCCCATTGCTGCAAGGGTAGTTTGGCAACCCGCGCCTTGGATACGCAGACGATGCTGTAGGGTGTCGGCGTTTTCAGGCGCCATGCGGCGTAGCTGGTCTCCATGTCGCGCTCGTCGGCAAAGCGCAGGATCATTTCCTTGGCTTGCTGGTTTGTCACCACGCGCTTGAGTATGCCGTCCAGGATGAAATATTGCTCCATCTCATGGATGCCCTGGTGCAGCAGAATTTCTCCTTTACCGCCATCGACTACGATCAAATGCGATTCCAACTCGAGCATTTCGCTCTCGTCCAAGTCTTTTAAAACATTATTTTGCCTGAGCTGAACACGAATGATGTTTTTCTCTGGGTGGTTTTCTATGAGAGTCATGTAGGCGTTTTAAGGGATGGTCGACAGTCTAAGGCCCCGTTAAGGACCCTGCGAAGATGATGCGTGAAAACTTGACCAAGGTCAATGCCGTCCTCTCTATGAGCTGGCTAAGATGGCATCAAGCTGAAGCAATGCAAGAGGTATTGCGGCGGCAGATAACCGATAACAGGAGGAGCAATGGCAGCAGTGATATCCGAGTCGAAGGTCGCGTCTGTGTCAAGTACGACCGCCGACGATACGCTCAAACGCAAGAGCCGCGACGCCGGCGTGGTGTCAGGCGGGCATCTGGTGGCGCGCGCGCTGAAGAATGAAGGCGTGGACACGATCTTTACGCTGTGCGGCGGCCATATTATCGATATTTACGATGGCTGCATCGATGAAGGCATCCGCATCATCGATGTGCGTCATGAGCAGGTCGCAGCGCATGCTGCCGACGGTTATGCACGCCAGACCGGCAAGCTGGGCGTGGTGGTGACGACGGCCGGTCCCGGCTGCACCAACGCCGTGACCGGGATTGCGACAGCGTTCCGTTCGGAAAGCCCGGTATTGCATATCGGCGGCCAGGGCGGCATCACCCAGCACATGATGGGTTCGCTGCAAGACTTGCCGCATACCGAAATGATGCGGCCGATCACCAAATTCTCCGAAGGCGTGCGTTCCACCGAACGGGTGGCCGACATGGTGTCGATGGCGATCCGGGCCTGCTTTGCCGGCGCGCCTGGCCCGGCCTACCTGGAAATTCCGCGCGATGTGCTGGACCGCGAAATCGAGATCAGTAAAGCAGTGATTCCGGCGGCCGGCCAATACCGTGCTTCGGTCCGGTCCTTGGGCGATGTCGCCGATATCGAGAAACTGGCCGACATCCTGGTGCAGGCGGAGCGTCCGGTGGTCTTGTACGGCGGCCAGGTCTGGTCCTCGCGCGGCCACAAGGAAGCGATCGACCTGGTGCGCGGCCTGGATATCCCGGCGTATTTCAATGGCGCCTCGCGCGGCTTGCTGCCGCCGGGCGATCCGCATCACTTCGACCGCACCCGGCGCGAAGGTTTCGACAAGGCCGACGTGATCCTGATCGTCGGCACGCCGTTCGACTTCCGCATGGGTTACGGCAAACGCCTGGGCCTGAATGCCAAGGTAATCCAGATCGACCAGGATTACCGTACGGTCGGCAAGAACCGCGACATCACGCTGGGCCTG
Proteins encoded in this region:
- a CDS encoding thiamine pyrophosphate-binding protein, which produces MAAVISESKVASVSSTTADDTLKRKSRDAGVVSGGHLVARALKNEGVDTIFTLCGGHIIDIYDGCIDEGIRIIDVRHEQVAAHAADGYARQTGKLGVVVTTAGPGCTNAVTGIATAFRSESPVLHIGGQGGITQHMMGSLQDLPHTEMMRPITKFSEGVRSTERVADMVSMAIRACFAGAPGPAYLEIPRDVLDREIEISKAVIPAAGQYRASVRSLGDVADIEKLADILVQAERPVVLYGGQVWSSRGHKEAIDLVRGLDIPAYFNGASRGLLPPGDPHHFDRTRREGFDKADVILIVGTPFDFRMGYGKRLGLNAKVIQIDQDYRTVGKNRDITLGLVGDPGAILGAVLQAASGRINKTAQEKRRSWMKQLQQQEAIATEKLMPLFKSNSSPIHPYRVAYEINEFLNDDTIYIGDGGDVVTISAQAVRPRNPGQWMDPGALGSLGVGTGFAIAAGLANPEKEVMCYYGDGAFSMTSFDMETANRFGVPYIAVIGNNSAMNQIRYGQLAKYGEERGNVGNLLSDIPYGKFAEMLGGHGEEVRDPAQIAGALQRAREAVRKTRRCAVVNIWVDPAVYAPGTMAQTMYK
- the oxlT gene encoding oxalate/formate MFS antiporter, with the translated sequence MDTSNAKRAPNRWIQLIIGIICMGLVANLQYAWTLFVNPMDAKHHWGQAAIQLSFSIFIVTETWLVPIEGWLVDKFGPRPVIAMGALFAGAGWVINSMATNLIELYAAAIIAGIGAGCVYGTCVGNALKWFPDRRGLAAGLTAAGFGAGAAVTVIPIANMIQSSGYERAFLFFGILQGVCIFLLALLMVRPVPPKGVVVSKKITMTKIDYTAGQMIKTPVFWLIYVLFVAVAAGGLMATAQLAPIAKDFGIAKLPMTMLGVTLPLLTMTLSIDNLCNGFTRPLCGFISDKIGRENTMFIVFIGEGLALLGLMEYGHNPYAFMLFAALVFLFWGEIFSIFPAICADTFGSKFAAGNAGTLYTAKGTAALLVPLTSVLSAGGAWNRVFLAASIITIGAGLVAKFILAPMRKRWVDKGVPAYSPGFDPHAAAAVKR
- a CDS encoding 2-dehydropantoate 2-reductase, translating into MKIAIVGAGAIGGYVGAKLSLAGEDVTFIVRGANLEAIRRNGMKLILEDGSEHIADQVKATDNYRLAGRQDLVILALKAHQLESIADQLHHLLGPETAIVTMQNGIPYWYFYKHGGALEGSHLKMVDPTGEISEKIPASRVIGCVVYPASELIAPGVVRHFEGERFPLGELDGSSSERVTRISACFVNAGFKAPVLDDIRSEIWLKLWGNLSFNPISALTHSTLVDICQFPLSRELAAALMTEAQTIAHKLGISFRVPLDKRIAGAEKIGKHKTSMLKDVEAGRALEIDALVGSVIELARLTHTPTPHLDTVYALVKLLAKTFEEERGQVQLQRVA
- a CDS encoding Crp/Fnr family transcriptional regulator translates to MTLIENHPEKNIIRVQLRQNNVLKDLDESEMLELESHLIVVDGGKGEILLHQGIHEMEQYFILDGILKRVVTNQQAKEMILRFADERDMETSYAAWRLKTPTPYSIVCVSKARVAKLPLQQWAAFMDKHPKLKQAFEYEVMRLMSEIMAHTITLHLLDAPGRVHRFLRKHPDLYDRMPKKELATYLNISPETLSRLKHQGKI